From the genome of Spinacia oleracea cultivar Varoflay chromosome 2, BTI_SOV_V1, whole genome shotgun sequence, one region includes:
- the LOC110800910 gene encoding protein SLENDER RICE1-LIKE 1: MESYMDELLGDDDRVMPWANTFDPELGSIPILRPRSGPGLTFIDPVPNELMKVIGDTWTDQFGEEQPSGDSQSPVYDVEEDMGIRLVHALLTCADSVQRGDFRLANSLIGQMNNVLLTRVNTACGIGKVAGYFVDALSRRLYQSNLRMGLTGPGSVSNEVLYHHFYEACPYLKFAHFTANQAILEAFEGQAYVHVIDFSLMHGLQWPALIQALALRPGGPPSLRLTAISPSITSNEHDFFQETGLRLAQLARSINVRFSFQVVTTSQLEVIKPWMFQTSPEEVIAVNSILQLHRLLNTNIDPVLESIRSLNPKIFTVVEQDTNHNQPEFLIRFTEALHYYSSMFDSLEACQLEASKSVAEKYMQREICNIVCCEGSARVERHEPLAKWRYRLSRAGFKPLHMGHNAFKQATMLLTLCSGQGYSVQESDGCLSLGWHNRPLIAASAWQMRNDNDGSTSSSSSV, from the coding sequence ATGGAGTCCTATATGGACGAGTTGCTCGGCGATGATGATCGGGTTATGCCGTGGGCTAATACCTTCGACCCCGAACTTGGATCAATACCTATTCTAAGGCCCAGGTCTGGCCCGGGTCTTACTTTTATTGATCCTGTTCCAAATGAGTTGATGAAGGTGATTGGTGACACGTGGACAGACCAATTTGGTGAGGAGCAACCAAGTGGGGACAGTCAATCACCGGTCTATGACGTGGAGGAGGACATGGGAATAAGGTTGGTCCATGCTTTGCTGACGTGTGCTGATTCAGTTCAACGTGGTGATTTCCGATTGGCGAATTCGCTTATCGGACAGATGAACAATGTGTTGTTGACACGTGTCAATACAGCTTGTGGAATTGGTAAGGTAGCCGGCTACTTCGTTGATGCTTTGAGCCGGCGCCTATACCAGTCGAACTTAAGAATGGGCCTAACCGGGCCAGGTTCAGTGTCGAATGAGGTACTCTATCATCACTTCTATGAGGCTTGTCCTTACCTTAAATTTGCGCACTTTACGGCAAACCAAGCCATATTGGAGGCATTTGAAGGCCAAGCTTATGTACACGTCATCGACTTCAGCTTAATGCACGGCTTGCAATGGCCAGCTCTCATCCAAGCCTTGGCCCTAAGGCCCGGAGGTCCACCGTCGTTGAGGCTAACGGCGATTAGCCCATCAATAACATCAAATGAACATGATTTCTTCCAGGAGACCGGGCTAAGGCTAGCCCAACTAGCCCGGTCCATTAATGTAAGGTTCTCATTTCAAGTCGTTACAACATCACAACTCGAGGTCATTAAGCCATGGATGTTCCAAACGAGTCCCGAAGAAGTCATAGCCGTCAATTCCATCTTACAACTCCATCGGCTACTCAACACAAACATAGACCCGGTTCTCGAGTCAATCAGAAGCCTAAACCCGAAAATATTTACCGTAGTAGAACAAGATACAAATCATAATCAACCTGAGTTCCTAATCAGGTTCACCGAAGCGTTACATTACTATTCATCCATGTTCGACTCATTAGAGGCTTGTCAGCTCGAAGCCTCTAAGTCGGTAGCAGAGAAGTACATGCAACGAGAGATATGTAACATAGTGTGTTGCGAAGGCTCGGCTAGGGTTGAACGACACGAGCCACTAGCCAAGTGGCGGTATCGATTGAGCCGAGCCGGTTTCAAGCCGTTACATATGGGGCATAACGCATTTAAACAAGCAACCATGTTACTAACATTGTGTTCAGGCCAAGGATATAGTGTGCAAGAGAGTGATGGATGCTTGAGTCTAGGGTGGCATAATCGCCCGTTAATTGCGGCTTCTGCTTGGCAAATGAGGAATGATAATGATGGATCAACATCTTCATCTTCGTCAGTTTGA
- the LOC110800911 gene encoding GDP-fucose transporter 1 — translation MIPIKLEVAKQQYATSSLVIGYALCSSLLAVINKYAITQFNYPGLLTALQYLTSALGVWILGKLGFLHHDPFNVDIAKKFLPAAFVFFLAIFTNTNLLRHANVDTFIVFRSCTPLLVALADTTFRRQPLPSKLTFVSLLVILGGAVGYVATDSGFTLTAYSWAVVYLVTITTEMVYIKHMVTNLGLNTWGFVFYNNVLSLMMAPVLWIITGEYSEVFDAWNSSGGDWFNRTAFFAVALSCVFGLLISFFGFAARKAISATAFTVTGVVNKFLTVSINVIIWDKHASPFGLVCLLFTIAGGVFYQQSVTGAPSQRESAISKQSDNDSDAEKFIKDEEKGISGKI, via the coding sequence ATGATTCCTATCAAATTGGAGGTTGCAAAGCAACAGTATGCTACTAGCAGTCTTGTAATTGGGTATGCTCTTTGTTCAAGTTTACTAGCTGTGATCAACAAGTATGCAATTACTCAATTTAATTACCCTGGATTGTTGACTGCTTTGCAATATTTAACCTCTGCTTTAGGGGTTTGGAttttggggaaactagggtttTTGCATCATGATCCCTTTAATGTAGACATTGCCAAGAAATTTTTGCCTGCTGCATTTGTGTTCTTCCTTGCCATTTTCACAAACACGAACCTCCTTCGCCACGCCAATGTCGATACGTTTATCGTGTTTCGATCTTGTACTCCCCTGTTGGTTGCCCTTGCTGATACAACCTTTAGGAGGCAACCATTGCCATCTAAGCTGACTTTTGTGTCATTACTGGTGATTTTGGGTGGTGCTGTTGGTTATGTTGCTACTGATTCGGGGTTTACATTGACTGCTTACTCGTGGGCGGTTGTGTATTTGGTGACCATTACCACTGAGATGGTTTACATTAAGCATATGGTGACTAATCTTGGATTGAACACTTGGGGTTTCGTGTTCTATAACAATGTGTTGTCATTGATGATGGCGCCTGTGCTTTGGATCATCACAGGGGAGTATTCCGAGGTTTTCGATGCCTGGAATTCGAGTGGAGGGGATTGGTTCAATAGAACTGCGTTCTTTGCTGTTGCACTGTCCTGTGTGTTTGGGTTGTTGATTAGCTTCTTTGGGTTTGCTGCTAGAAAGGCAATTTCTGCTACTGCTTTCACTGTTACAGGGGTGGTGAATAAGTTTCTCACTGTGTCCATCAATGTGATAATCTGGGATAAGCATGCTAGCCCTTTCGGGTTGGTTTGCTTGCTCTTTACAATTGCTGGCGGCGTGTTCTACCAGCAATCGGTTACTGGCGCTCCATCACAGCGTGAGTCTGCCATTTCCAAGCAGAGTGATAATGACAGTGATGCTGAGAAGTTTATAAAGGATGAAGAGAAAGGCATCTCAGGCAAGATCTGA
- the LOC130467555 gene encoding uncharacterized protein — MWLATLDKLKTRTRLHRLEITIDCVCPICGAHPETGDHLYFGCKYSVDCGTAVMKWIGFSHCKTGSNALFRWLQRTAPSAFRRGVTYPSVATIVYHVWKSINYGIRQMQVPTIQKTVKDIQGVLDI, encoded by the coding sequence ATGTGGTTGGCAACACTAGACAAGCTAAAAACTAGAACCAGACTACACAGATTGGAGATTACTATTGACTGTGTTTGTCCAATTTGTGGAGCTCATCCAGAAACTGGGGATCACCTTTACTTTGGGTGTAAATACAGTGTTGACTGTGGTACTGCAGTAATGAAATGGATTGGATTTTCCCATTGTAAAACTGGCTCTAATGCTTTGTTTAGGTGGTTACAAAGAACTGCACCTAGTGCATTCAGAAGGGGAGTGACTTACCCCTCTGTTGCGACTATTGTGTATCATGTTTGGAAATCCATAAACTATGGCATCCGGCAAATGCAAGTGCCTACCATTCAGAAAACAGTTAAAGATATTCAGGGGGTGTTAGACATATAG